Part of the Leptotrichia massiliensis genome, AGAAATATGATATAATAAAAAAACATTTAGTAAAATTAGGTTCAGTCTAAATAGATATAAAGAAAATTAAAAAAAAAGGACAATGTAAAAGATATGCTTATGAATATTCCAAGAGTGAATGCAGACTACGATAAAGATTTAGTAGAACAAAGAAACAATGTTTTAAAAGAAGAATTGAAAAATACAGATCCCAGAAATCCTTCATTAGAAAGAAGTGGAACAGAAATTCAAAATTTTGAAAGAAAAAATAATATAATTCCAACAAACAACAGCAACATAAATGAAACATTAAAAAAGTTAAGAGAAAGAGTGGGTAATTAAGATGAAAAAATTAAAATTGTTGATATTATGCTTATTAAGTATTTTTTGTTTGAGTTCTTGTTTAACAACTGGATTTTTTTTGGGTTCAATTCTTGATGAGTATGGTCCTCGTGGTGGAGGTTCTGATGGAATAAAAAAACTTTACTATAAAGATAAACCAAAATTTAAAGAGTACATGAATTCTTTAAAAAATAGAGAGAAATATGTTTTAAAAGTATCGGATACCTCTTTTATAAAAATGCCTAAAAATATTGTCACTAAAAAATATGAGAATACATTATTTTTATATGATAAAGAGAATAAAATGATGAGTTTAGGTATATCATTAAATTATTCTTCTAATTCTGAACAATTTGAAAATTATGATAAAAATAAGGATATATTAAAAGATTTTGGAAAAGTTAAAATAGTATCGGGATATGGTAATAAATACATAGTGTCCAAAGTATCAAATATTTACATAGACGCTATGTATGATCCTTCACCTAATCTAAAAGAATATTATGATTTAATTATTGATTTCATAAACAATATCGAGGAAGTAAAATGATAATTAATAGGAGATATTTATGATAGAATAACAAAAAGAAGTTAATAACGAAATGTAAAAAATATTCTTTTAAATATCTATATACCAAAACCTGATAATTTCAAAAAATCAAGAGATAATGTTGGGCTTTCTGAAGCTATGGATGAAATACAAAAAATAGTTCATATAAAGGTTTTCGAATAAAAGAATTCCAAAATTCTAGAATACTTAAAAAAGGAAATGACAATAGTAAAAAGTTAAATTAGATCAAATTATAAAAAAATTGATGATAATGTCTTTGCTGTTGTTAGTATTGTTGATATGAATGATAATTCTAAAAATTTCTTTTTAGAGTTGATGAAAGATTGGTAAAAAGTTTTGAATAAAAAAGGAGGGATGGGGAAATTAGCTTTATATTTACAATGTTGATTGCTATGTTTAGTAAAAATTTATATAATTAAAAATTTTAAAATAATCGTTGTTGTAAAAGACAGCGGTTATTTTTTTGTTTGTAATTTAAAAAAATTTTTTAATAAAATTTCCAATCCCTTTTCTTTCGTAAAAAATATGTTATACTTATAATGAGAAAAAGTAAAAGTTCAGGTATGCAGTAAAGAGGAAAATATGGAAAAATATGTGATGTTTCGAGGAAAAGTTATAGATAAATGGTACGACTTTGATAAAAGGGCACATTATCATATTGTAGTGATGGATGATGAGGGGAAAAGATTTGATTTGGCGGTTAATATTGGGAGTATTTATGAGAAGATGAATGAAATTGTTTCTTCCAATTTGAAGGTTTATTATGATGAGAGTTATAATTGCCGAAAGAGGATTGTCCGTAAAATGCTGTTGCAAAAAGATGGTATTACAGAATGTCACAAGGATTTATATCTGGATTATATTAGAATGAAACTTTTTCCACACGAAAAAATGGTACAGATGAAGGGGTTTGATGTAACAAGTATTTATTTAACTGGAATTATCGAGAAGAATGTTGTGCAGGCTATGAATAATGATGATTATGAGGTAATTGCGTTTGGAAGGCTTTATGCGAATGGGAAAGGTTTGCACGATATTCATATGAATCAGGGAAGTGTGGATAAATTTAGGAAAAATGATGCGTCGTATTCTGATGGAGGGCTGTTTTTTAGAAATAGAAGAGATAATAAGATTAAAGCTGTATTTATTGCATTTATTACTCAAAGTTTGAATATGCCTAAAAGTGTTTAGAGTCAGATTAATAAAAATTAGACGGAATTTATGAGGTGGATTTTAAAATAAATTTTTATAAAAATAATTAATAAAATATGGGGAAATATAAAAGTTAGAAAAGAAAAGAGGTGTGACAAAGATGTCTATAAGAAATTTTGCTACAAAACTTAAAATGAAACGTGAAGAGTTTTGGAAATACATTTCCATATCTCATAAAAAAGCTAAAAATAACAATGAGTTTGTAGATTATTTAATAGATATTCTGTCAAAAAAAACAGATGAGGAAATTTTTGATTTTGAAATAATTACATTTGAATTAATGCGTGAAAGTTATAATGAAAAGTTGTGGTGTGCCTCGTATCTTGTAAACGGCGACACAGCGAGCTGGAGTTTTGATTTTTTCAGGCTATGGTTGATTTCGCAGGGGGAAAAAATATATTATTCGATTATAAAAAATCAGGATAATTTATCAAAATACATAAACATATCTTTTGAAGCTAAATTTATGACAAATTATTTTGAAAATGAAAACTTTGCTTTTATCCCAGCCTATGCCTTCTCTAGAAAAAACTGCTCACACAATATTTTAAAAAAGGAAAGTTACAAAATTAATAACAGAACTATTTTTCAAGATGATTTTATCGATGATTATAATAAAAGATTGAATACTTATAAGAGAAAAATAGGATATATTAATAAAAAATATCCAAAAATAATATTTCACTGGTGTGCACAATTTCCAAACAGCATGAAAGAAGTGTGTCCAACATTATTTAAAAAAATGTACTTTTAAAAAAACGAGGGAGTGTCTCAATTTATGGGACATTCCCTCTTCTCTAATAAGATTTAGTATTAAATTATTTTGTTTAATAACAGTTTTACTATTTTTATTATATTTTTTCTTTATTTATTTTCGTAGGATTGCTCATTGCCGCAAATCCTACAACCTATGGCTAGACTACGACTTTTATTTGTCCAACTCCGAAACTCCTCCTTCCAGTCGTCAGACAGTCGTAGCTGAACAAATAAAAGCTCCGTCGGTTTATTAATTTTAATTATCTTTAAATATTAATTTTTTATCTTTTATTGAAAAAGTTTGTAATAAATTTGTTATGTAAATCGAAAATAGAATTAATGTAAGATAATTAATTCCTTATTACTTTTATTTAATATTTCTCTACCATCTTTTTTGACTACAACATCATCTTCAATTCTAACTCCGCCCCATCCATCAAAATAAAGTCCTGGTTCAGAAGTTACAACCATATTTTCTTTCAGTTCAATATGTGAAGCAGTTGATAAGTAAGGTAATTCATGAATTTCAGCACCAATTCCGTGTCCCAGTCCGTGTCCAAAATACTCGCCATATCCTTTTTCAGTTAAAAAATTTCTAACAACTTTGTCAACATCATCTGACATGATTCCTTCTTTTATAGTATTTACACCTAGTATTTGTGCTTCTAGAACAGTATTATAAATTTCTACGTGTCTATCAGAAATATTGTCTCCATAGTAAACAGTTCTTGTCATATCTGACACATATCCTTCATAATATGCCCCAAAATCCATTGTAATAAATTCTTCTTTTTGAATTTTTTTATCAGAAGCAACTCCATGTGGCATAGCTGAACGGTATCCGCTGGCTAAAATTGTTGCAAATGAACGATCTTCAGCCCCCAGTTTTCTTTGAATATATTCCATATATGAAGAAACTTCCTTTTCAGAAACACCTTCCTTTATAATTTTTAAAGCCTCTGAAAATGCCACATCACTAATTTCTACAGCCTTTTTAATAAGTGCAATTTCTTCTTCAGATTTTACCATTCT contains:
- a CDS encoding DUF2278 family protein is translated as MEKYVMFRGKVIDKWYDFDKRAHYHIVVMDDEGKRFDLAVNIGSIYEKMNEIVSSNLKVYYDESYNCRKRIVRKMLLQKDGITECHKDLYLDYIRMKLFPHEKMVQMKGFDVTSIYLTGIIEKNVVQAMNNDDYEVIAFGRLYANGKGLHDIHMNQGSVDKFRKNDASYSDGGLFFRNRRDNKIKAVFIAFITQSLNMPKSV
- a CDS encoding DUF4240 domain-containing protein, coding for MSIRNFATKLKMKREEFWKYISISHKKAKNNNEFVDYLIDILSKKTDEEIFDFEIITFELMRESYNEKLWCASYLVNGDTASWSFDFFRLWLISQGEKIYYSIIKNQDNLSKYINISFEAKFMTNYFENENFAFIPAYAFSRKNCSHNILKKESYKINNRTIFQDDFIDDYNKRLNTYKRKIGYINKKYPKIIFHWCAQFPNSMKEVCPTLFKKMYF
- a CDS encoding M24 family metallopeptidase; this encodes MEKRTEKLSRILNELNIDGLFITDLYNLRYFTGFTGTTGVALATKNGNFFFSDFRYKTQATKQVSEMGFEFVEVSRGSLQTVGEYIKKFGLKNVGFENVNVSFSLYQTIKDIFKVELVPVGNKLVMERMVKSEEEIALIKKAVEISDVAFSEALKIIKEGVSEKEVSSYMEYIQRKLGAEDRSFATILASGYRSAMPHGVASDKKIQKEEFITMDFGAYYEGYVSDMTRTVYYGDNISDRHVEIYNTVLEAQILGVNTIKEGIMSDDVDKVVRNFLTEKGYGEYFGHGLGHGIGAEIHELPYLSTASHIELKENMVVTSEPGLYFDGWGGVRIEDDVVVKKDGREILNKSNKELIILH